The Acropora muricata isolate sample 2 unplaced genomic scaffold, ASM3666990v1 scaffold_703, whole genome shotgun sequence genome has a segment encoding these proteins:
- the LOC136906225 gene encoding uncharacterized protein — MKTANSTEIFKDSPADIAFNTGFHDYENLMLVSESSVSLIFRAWIRFLRCEFESLICLSPRDILQLHMPPLFKKHYPQTALIIDCTEFEMERPSSLDNQSACYSQYKSRTTVKALIGITPSGATAFASELYPGSTSDKEIVIKSGLLHVLQPGDEIMADKGFLIKDELISVGATLVLPSFLKARKQFTKQEAEHNKRFASLRVLVERCMETIKNWHIFDRRIPITLAPISSDIIILSVFTNFYHY; from the exons ATGAAAACTGCAAATTCAACGGAAATATTTAAGGACAGTCCAGCTGATATTGCTTTTAATACAGGATTTCATGACTATGAAAATCTTATGCTAG TGAGTGAGAGCTCTGTTTCATTGATTTTCAGAGCTTGGATCAGGTTTTTGAGATGCGAATTCGAGTCCCTGATCTGTCTATCACCAAGAGATATCCTGCAGCTTCATATGCCTCCCTTGTTTAAAAAACATTATCCTCAAACAGCGCTTATCATAGACTGCACAGAGTTTGAAATGGAGAGGCCTTCATCACTTGATAATCAGTCTGCATGTTACTCGCAGTATAAATCTAGAACAACAGTGAAGGCCTTGATTGGAATAACACCAAGTGGAGCCACTGCATTCGCAAGTGAATTATACCCTGGCAGTACATCAGACAAAGAAATTGTTATAAAGAGTGGTTTACTGCATGTCTTACAACCTGGAGACGAGATCATGGCAGACAAGGGATTTTTGATCAAAGACGAGCTAATATCAGTTGGGGCAACATTAGTTTTACCTAGTTTTCTGAAAGCTCGTAAGCAGTTCACTAAACAGGAAGCAGAACATAATAAGAGGTTTGCCAGCTTGAGGGTACTTGTAGAAAGGTGCATGGAGACGATAAAGAACTGGCACATTTTTGACAGAAGAATCCCCATCACTTTAGCTCCTATTTCCTCAGACATCATTATTTTGTCAGTGTTTACTAATTTTTACCACTATTGA